In Pseudomonas nunensis, a single window of DNA contains:
- a CDS encoding undecaprenyl-phosphate glucose phosphotransferase yields the protein MDLTLRINRNTGLKGLTFWGQWALAQGFVVTLLFVLAEQHTGAVEFYYRVCAALSVLASVPAYTFSGVYRKRDSYLTGLGRLFMGWSMTMAALACMAFICKADELFSRQVILSWAVYGFLGQALLYAPLHGFSKYYQRSRKSEHRTLIVGTGELALGLAKKLSSVENLPLVGLVSNGAVAPLEPDAPHIVGVQEDLLELISFHDIRRLYITLPLSEAAKIEAMYVDLLGANVDVVWVPDLNSLTLLNHSVRVVDGLPAIYLNESPLTSQPTAALSKSLVEKAVALLAIILLSPVLAALALAVKLSSPGPVFFKQDRHGWNGKVIQVWKFRSMRVHDDHEVKQASRNDSRITAVGRFIRRTSLDELPQLFNVLQGHMALVGPRPHAVAHNNYYSGKILAYMARHRIKPGITGLAQINGCRGETDTIDKMQKRVEIDLKYINNWSLWLDLKILVKTPFTLLSKDIY from the coding sequence ATGGATCTTACACTTCGTATCAATCGAAATACCGGCCTCAAGGGACTTACCTTTTGGGGCCAATGGGCGCTGGCGCAGGGCTTTGTCGTTACATTGCTGTTTGTACTCGCCGAACAGCATACCGGAGCGGTGGAGTTCTATTACCGAGTGTGCGCGGCATTGAGCGTACTGGCCTCGGTGCCGGCCTACACGTTCAGCGGCGTTTACCGCAAAAGAGACAGCTATCTGACGGGGTTGGGCCGCCTGTTCATGGGCTGGTCCATGACCATGGCGGCACTGGCCTGCATGGCTTTTATCTGCAAGGCCGATGAGCTGTTTTCGCGGCAGGTGATTCTCAGTTGGGCGGTGTACGGTTTCCTCGGGCAGGCTCTGCTGTACGCGCCGTTGCACGGGTTCTCCAAGTACTATCAGCGCTCACGTAAAAGCGAGCATCGGACCCTGATCGTCGGCACTGGCGAACTGGCGTTGGGCCTGGCCAAGAAGTTGAGCAGCGTCGAAAACCTGCCGTTGGTAGGTCTGGTCAGCAACGGCGCCGTTGCCCCGTTGGAGCCGGATGCCCCGCACATCGTCGGTGTGCAGGAGGATCTTCTGGAGCTGATCAGCTTCCATGACATCCGACGCTTGTACATCACCCTGCCGCTGAGCGAAGCGGCGAAAATCGAAGCCATGTATGTCGATTTGCTGGGTGCCAATGTCGATGTGGTCTGGGTGCCGGACTTGAACAGCCTGACGCTGCTTAATCACTCGGTGCGGGTCGTGGACGGTCTGCCGGCAATCTATTTGAATGAAAGCCCATTGACCAGCCAGCCCACCGCCGCGCTGAGCAAGAGCCTGGTGGAAAAAGCCGTGGCGCTGCTGGCGATCATTCTGCTGAGTCCGGTTCTGGCGGCGCTTGCCTTGGCCGTGAAGCTCAGTTCGCCCGGCCCAGTGTTCTTCAAGCAGGACCGCCATGGCTGGAACGGCAAGGTGATTCAGGTCTGGAAGTTTCGCTCGATGCGCGTCCACGACGACCATGAAGTGAAACAGGCCAGCCGCAACGATTCGCGCATCACCGCCGTCGGCCGCTTTATCCGCCGCACTTCGCTGGATGAGTTGCCGCAACTGTTCAACGTGCTGCAAGGGCACATGGCCCTGGTCGGTCCACGGCCTCACGCGGTCGCCCACAACAACTACTATTCGGGGAAGATTCTGGCCTACATGGCTCGTCACCGAATCAAGCCAGGGATTACCGGGCTCGCGCAAATCAATGGTTGCCGTGGCGAGACTGACACCATCGACAAGATGCAGAAACGCGTAGAGATCGACCTCAAGTACATCAATAACTGGTCGTTGTGGCTGGACCTGAAGATCCTGGTGAAGACACCCTTTACCTTGCTCTCGAAGGACATCTATTGA